The nucleotide sequence ATAACCTTGTTAAATTGCTCTAAGGTTTTTGGTCCAACATCTAAACCTTGCCAGCCCTCTGGAATATTGTTTGCGTCAACAATTTGTGTGTGAGCATCATTTGAAAATGCGTCTGCTGCAACCACATCAACAGGAATGTGAATTTGAACATTTTTAGCTTTTGCTTTTTCCAAAATTTCTAATGCAAGTTGCATTTTATCGTCTTCAACAATAGAATTTCCAACCATCCCTCCTTTTGCTTTAATAAAAGTAAACATCATACCACCTCCAATAATCATGTGATCCACTTTGTCTAAAATGTTTTCGATAATAGTGATTTTTGAAGATACTTTTGATCCTCCCAAAACAGCAGTCACAGGTTTATCATTTGAATTTAAAACTTTATCAATACTTTCAATTTCCTTTGCCAATAAAAAACCAAAACATTTATCGTTAGGGAAAAATTGTGCAACAATAGTTGTGGAGGCGTGCGCGCGATGTGCGGTTCCAAAAGCATCGTTCACGTACACATCACCCAAATGGGCTAATTGTTTTGCAAAATCTTCATCTCCAGCCTCCTCTTCTTTATAAAAACGCAGATTTTCTAATAAAATAATAGCTCCCGGCTGTGCATTTGCAACTACTTTTTCTACTTCACTTCCCACCGAATCGTTTACAAAAGTTACTTTTCTGCCTAAAACTTCTTCTATTTTTGAAACGATATGTTTTAAAGAAAATTTATCTTCCGGACCATTTTTCGGACGACCTAAATGCGACATTAAAACCGCCACACCTCCATCGTTCACTATTTTTTCGATAGTGGGTTTTGCAGCTACAATACGATTGTCATCGGTTACCTGAAACTGATCGTTTAACGGCACATTGAAATCTACACGAACAATGGCTTTTTTATTATTAAAATCGAAATCGTTAATTGTTTTCATTTATTTTAAGTTGAATTGTTTTAAGTGACAAATATACAATTTTGTGAATTGATTTTATTTTGATTTATTAAGGAAGATTATCCTCCCCCCACAAAAAACCACCCCCAAACGGTATATTTTACCATTTGGGGGTGTTTAATAAGTTTTAATCCTTTGTGTGGGTGGTTTACATCTCCACGATAATAAACTCGGATCTACGGTTGGCTTGGTGTGCTTCTTCGCTACACTTCACTCCGTCGGCACATTCGTTGACTAATTGGCGCTCGCCATAGCCTTTCGATGTTAATCGTGACGAACTGATACCTTGGTCAATCAACCATTCTCTGGTCGATTTTGCGCGGTTCTCAGACAATCTGTCGTTGTACTTGTGCGATGCACGGCTGTCGGTATGCGAACGAATGTCGATTTTCATCGTTGGATATTCTTCCAATACCGCCAATACTTTTGCCAGCTCTGCCGCTGCATCCGGACGGATGTTGTATTTGTCTAAATCAAAATAAATCGGATTCAGTTTTAATACTTTAAACAAGTCGTCGCCTACTTTTACAGGGGTTTTCGCTGGTTCCAAAACAATGGTGTGCTCGGTTACACCGCTTTCATTGGGCAAACGCACCACGTCTTCTTGGGTCGTATAGCCTTCTTTTTCCGCTTTTAAGCGGTAGGTTTCCCCACATTTGAATTCGTTGTTGAACACATAACCGCCGTTTTGGTAGCGGTTGCTGCTTTCTAATTCGCCGTACAAATTGTTGTACAACGTTACGTTGGCATCGCTAATGATGTTGCGGGTTTTTGCATCTACTACTTTTAAAAGCAATTTTTGGATGCATTCTAGTTGCAACGGTTTGATTTCATGGAAACTGTAAATATCGTCGTTGCCGTTGCCGCCTTCACGGTTGCTTGAAAAGAAGCCTTGTTTGGTGTTTGGGTCGATATAATACGCAAAATCATCGGCATTTCCGTTGATTGGTGCTCCTACGTTGTGGATTTCCCCGGGTTGGCTGTTTCTGTCTAATTTTGTGGCATATACATCAAGTCCGCCTAGTCCTACTCTACCGTCGCTTGAAAAATACAATTCCCCACTTTCGGTTACAAACGGAAAGGTTTCTCTGCCTTCGGTGTTGATCCCCTCACCCATGTTTACAGGTCCGCCAAAAGCTCCTGAGGGATGAATTGCTACCTGCCACAAATCCGATTCGCCGAAGCCTCCCGGACGGTCGCTCGCAAAATACATTGTGGCTTCGTCTTGGCTTAAGGTGGGGTGTGCCGTGTTGTAGCCGTCCATATTGAACGGTAACTCGGTTATGTGCTCCCATTTGCCCTCCACGTTTTCTGCACGGTAGATTTTAAGCTTCGTGTTTTTGTCGGCATCGTATTTACGGGTACGGTTGATGTAGTTGTTGCGTGTGAAATACATCGTCTTGCCGTCTTTGGTGATTACCGCTGTGGATTCGTTAAGTGGTGATTTTACCTTTCCTTTCAATCGGGTTACTTTATCATCTTTGCTTGCCGTTTCGGCTACGCTGTACAAGCTGGTAAAGGCATCGCCTGTCCAGGTGTGTTCGCGTTTGTGCAAGCTGCCCGTGTCGCGCGCGCTGGTAAAGTACAATTGGTTGTTGTGTACATAGCTTCCGTAATCGGAATAAGGCGTGTTGATCTCCAAGTTCTTGATCTGGTCGTAGCGACCTGAATTGGCTTGTATCTGCTTTTTAAGCGCGGCTTCGTTCTGGCGGATTTTAGAACGCTGCGTGTGGCTGCCGGCTTTGCTTACAAACTGGTCGTAGTAGCGCTTTGATTCGCTTTCTTTGCCCACGTGTTGCAAGGTTTGGGCGTAGCGGTAATAGTACTCGCTGCCAATGTTTTCGCTGCCAAATTCTTTGAACAAGCGTTCGTAGTGCTTTTGGGCTTCGCCATAGCGTGCGTTAAAGTAGTAGGCGTTGCCTAACTTTTCTAGTACATCCTTCCCGGCATAGCCGCGGTTGGCTACTTTCTCGTAAATGCTGATTGCATCTACATAAGCCCATTGGTTGTAGTCTTTATCGGCTGTATTTAATCCCGCTTGTGCTTGTGCCCCCGTGTTCCCCAGCATAAAGGCGGTGAACAAAGCGGCTCTATATATCCCTTTTTTCATTTTTCTTTATTTTTAGAAGAAACGCGGCGAGTTCACGCGGCGGTATTTGTTAAACAATTCAAAGCGCATAAAAATCTCGTGTGAGCCGTTGTTGTAATTTCTCAAGGCTTTGATGTCGCTGTCGTAGCTATAGCCTATAAATAATCCGTCGGTTACCTGGAAGCCTGCCAAGGCACTCCATGCGGCATCCCAGCGATAAGCAGCTCCTAAAGTAAACTTCTCGTTGATTAAGAAATTCCCTGTGATATCAGCCTGTAAAGGTGCGCCTTCTACTGCTTTTAACAAAAATGCCGGTTTAAACTTCAACATCGGGTTCAACTCAAATACGTGACCTCCCATTAAATAATAGTGCATCTTTTGCTGCATCGTGCTTTGTACGTTGTCGTCGTAGCGCGTGGTTTCTAAAAAATGGGGTACCGATAATCCTACATACGTTTGTTCGTTATGCCAATAAACACCCGCTCCTATGTTTGGAGTGAATTGGTTGTTGATGTCTGTAAGGATCTGCGGATCGTTCGGGTTGTATTTGTTCAGCCTAGAATAAGCTACATTCAGCATATTGGCTGATCCTTTTAAGCCGAAGCTTAGCTTGCTGCCGCGGTTGTTTAAATCTAAGGTGTACGAGAAATCTACACTTAACGTGTTTTCATCGGTCACCCCTAACCTGTCGTTTACAAAGCTTACTCCCAAACCTACTTTACTCTCGGCTATAGGGGTGTTTATGGAAAACGAATTGGTCGTTGGTGCGCCTTCTAATCCTACCCATTGGCTGCGGTGCAAACCAAAGATGCTCAAGGCGCCTCTGCTACCTGCATAAGCCGGGTTGATGTTGATCGTGTTGTACATGTAATTCGTGTACTGGGGGTCTTGTTGGGAATGTGCTTTTGCACATCCCAACAATAATACTCCCAACAATAATCTGTTTATGTTTTTTGAAATATTCATATCCATTTATTATTCGTTATTCTCCAAATGTAAGTAGCCGGCTTGTTCGGTTGGATATTGGATTCCATTGCCTAAATCAAACGTGTACTTAACTACGTAATAATATGTTCCTGATGGTAATTTTGATTGCTTACTAACTGTGGCTCTTCCTTCGGAATATCCTTTAAAGGTGTTGCCTTGTGAGTTGTAATCTCTTGTGTGGTGTATACCCAAATACAACAATAACAACGGTTGTATACTTCTACAACGTTGCCCGGGTAACAATTGATTCCTTTCAAAATTAACTCATCATTCATGCCGTCACCGTTTGGAGTTACTGCATTAAATATTTCTACTGGACACGATAAATGAATTGTTTGCGTATAACTGGTCTCATTTCCACATGCGTCTGTTGCAACCCATGTTCTTAAAATGTCATACTTCGCTTCACAATCGCCTTCTATCTTCTCATCGTATGAGCGAACACTTGCTGCTCCACAATTGTCAACGGCTGTTAAGATTTCTGCCGGTTCAAAGTCTTCGCATCGCATGAATACTTCTCTATTTGGCATAGGGCCTACAAATTCAGGAGCGGTGGTGTCTTCCACTGTTATCACTTGGGTGTGTGTAGTGGTGTTGCCGCACTGATCTGTTGCTGTCCATGTTCTTTCTAATGTATAACTATTTGGACATGAACCTTCTGTACGCTCTTCGTTAAAGCTTACTGTTGCTGTACCACAGTTGTCAACGGCTGTGAGTTCTGCTACCGCTGGTAACGAATCGCTGCATTCCAAGGTGATATCCATTGGTAAAACTTCTACAAATTCCGGACCGGTGCTGTCTTCTACCGTGATGGTTTGTACCAAATCGGTTTGGTTGCCTGCACAATCTGTTAACGTATAGGTTCTGGTGATGATATAGGCATTGCCTAAACATCCACTGCCTCCATTATCTGTGTCGGATACCGTTACGGTAACACTTCCGTTGCAGTTGTCGGCCTCATCTAAGATAGCTGCTGCATCTGCCGCTGGTATAGCACTCATACATTCTAATGTTAAATCGGATGGTGCAGTTCCTGTTGGCGCAACCGTATCTTCAATGGTGTAGGTGTACACCCAATCGTGGCTGTTGCCTTGGCAATCAGTAAACGTGTAGGTATAAGTTACATCGCCTTCACAACTTGGAAGAGCTGAAACTACCGGGGCACTTGCCGTTAATACATTCCCGCAATTATCGGTTACCGTTGGTACAGCAGGTGCTACAATCTCTGAAGCACATGCTACCGTTGATGATCCGTTTGCAGGTAAGGTGAAGTCTTCTGCTTCAATGATATAGGTATATACCCACGTTTGTGTATGGTTGGCACAATCTTTATATTCATAATTGAAAGTTCTTGTGCCTTCACATCCGTCGTAGGTTCCTCCTTCGAAACTGAAAACCGGTGTTAATACATTGCCACAGTTATCGGTTACCGTTGGTAATACCGGTGCCACTGCTGCGCTTATACATGATACCGTTTCTGAACCATTGGCAGGTAGCGTGAAATCTTCTCTTTCAATGGTGAAGGTATGCGTCCAAGGGTGCGTATTTCCTTCACAATCTGTAAACGTGTAGGTATAAGTTATAGCGCCTTCACACGCTGGTTCTTGTGAAATTACTGGGGCACTTGGTGTTAATACGTTTCCGCAATTGTCTGTTACCGTTGGCACTGTTGGTGCCGTAATAGCAGATGCACATGCTACTGTTGATGCAGTATTAGCTGGTACGGAGAAATCTTCTCTTTCAATGGTGAACGTATGCGTCCAATCGTGCGTAGTTCCTTCACAATCTGTAAACGTGTAGGTATAAGTTATAGCGCCTTCACACGTTGGTTCTTGTGAAATTACAGGTGCACTTGGTGCTAATACATTGCCACAGTTGTCGGTTACCGTTGGAACTGTTGGTGCTGCTACATCGGACGGACATGCTACCGTTGATGAGCCGTTGGCTGGCATAGTAACTACCGGGGCACTTATTGTATAGGTATGTGTCCATGTATATGGTGTTCCTGTACAATCTGTATAGGTATAGGTGTATGCTTTTGTGCCTGCACATGCAGGGTCTGCATCTGTATTTGTTTAATACGCCCGTTATGCTCTGCCGCAGTTGTCAACTACTGTTGGAGCAGTTGGAGCTACCGCATCAGCCACACAAGCTACCGTTGATGATCGTTGGCTGGTAAAATTACCGTTGGTGCCGAAATGGTATAGGTGTATTCCCAAGTGTATGGCGTTCCGGTACAATCTACATAGGTATAGGTATATACCTTGAGTGCCTGCACATGATGGTGTTGCCGATACATTGGTTAAAAATCCTATTAGGAATCTTCCACAGTTGTCGGTTACCATTGGGGCTACTGGTACTACTTGTGCTTCGGATGCACATGATACCGTAGATGACCCATTTGCAGGTAGAGTCACTACCGGTGCACTTATCGTGTATTCGTAGGTCCAAATATGCGAGTAGCCTTCACAATCCTGGTATTGGTAGTTGTAAGTACGCGTTCCAGAACATCCGTCGTATGTACCCCCTATAAAGGAACTTACCGGCGTTAATACATTTCCGCAGTTATCAGTTACCGTTGGTAAGCTGGTTGGTGCTACTGCTGCTGATATACATGCTACCGTGGATGAGCCGTTTGCCGGTACACTGAAGTCTTTACGCTCTACTATATACGTGTGAACCCAATCGTGGCTGTTGCCTTCACAATCTGTGTAGGTATAGGTATAACTGATTATTCCTTCACATATCGGTGTGGGTAACTCGGTTACTACCGCAGCACTTGGTGTTAATACATTGCCGCAGTTGTCCCTTACTACAGGTAATACCGGTGCTACCGCGTCTGCAGGACATGCTACCGCTGACATTCCATTGGCTGGCATCGTGAAATCTGCACGCTCAATGGTGTAGGTGTAAACCCAATCGTGGCTGTTCCCTTGACAATCGGTGTAAGTGTAGGTGTAGCTTATATCTCCTTCACATGAAGGTGCCGCTGATATTACCGGAGCACTTGGTGTCAATACGTTGCCACAACTGTCTGTTACCTCAGGTAATGCAGGTGCTACTGCTTCTGATATACATGCTACTGTTGACGATTCGTTTGATGGTAAAGTGAAATCTTCTACAGTTACAAAAATATTTTGTGTATAGCTTTGCGTGTTTCCACAGCTATCTGTTAATGTCCATATTCTTTCTAATGTATAGTCTTCAGGACATGTACCGTCAATTCTATTTTCTTCAAAATCTGCTTCTACTAATGGGTTGAATAGATACAAGAAAAAGGTACTTCCGTTTGTTACGCCTTCACTTTCTATCTCAAATTCCGTAATATCAGTTCCTGAAAATATTTGATAAATCGAGTTTAAATTTGTTGTCCCTTTGTTCTCTATTTCATAACCGGTTGTTGTTGGTTTTACATAAAAATCAGGGTGTGGATAATCGGTACTATATGTGCTATCGAAAAATAGATTCGCATTTGGATCATTTGACTTAAAGTTCACTTTTTCTCCGACTACCATTTGAACGTTACCTTCTGTAGAAGCTAATTGTGGACTCGATAAATTTATTCTGTACCCTGAATTTACAAATCTAATACCTTTGTTTGGCGTAGTGATTACGCTACTTGGCAAAGATGGATCTAATACATAGGTTTCTAAACTAAATGTAACGCCAGCAAAATATGTTTGATCTAAATCGCTTGGATTGTCAATATAATCTAACACTGGTAAGTCTTGAAAAACAACGCCGTACGGTGACCCGGTATTCGTGTTGTATCCTGCCATTGCATCTCCTAAGTTGATAAACTTAGCTAAAGGATTGCTTAAAAATCCTGCATCTGTGGTAAATACACAACTTTCTGTACCTGTTAATGTAACTGCTGCCGGTATGCTGTCTTCACAACTAAGTGTTAGATCTTGAGGAAGAGTTTCATTAAAAGTTGGTCCTTGGTTGTCTTCTACTGTAATTGTGCGTGGCGCAGATTCTGTTGTGTTGCCACAAGCATCTACTGCTATATAGGTACGTTCTATTACATAATTACCCGGACAATTTCTTGCTGTTTCTATATCGCGAATGAATACTTCTACATCAGTATCGCAATTATCGGATGCAGTAACAACCAAATCATTTGGTATCTCACTCGCGCAAGAAACTGTTAATGGAGTGGTTGGTGGAACCACATCAAATGTTGGTGCAGTGGTGTCTTGAATGGTGATGGTTTGCGAAACTGAATCACTGTTACCACAGGCATCTGTTAATGTCCATATTCTTTCTAATGTATAGTCTTCAGGACATGTACCGTCAATTCTATTTTCTTCAAAATCTGCTTCTACTAATGGGTTGAATAGATACAAGAAAAAGGTACTTCCGTTTGTTACGCCTTCACTTTCTATCTCGAACTCTGTAATGTCTGTTCCTGAAAATATTTGATAAATCGAGTTTAAATTGGTTGCCCCTCTATTTTCAATTTCATAACCGGTTGTTGTTGGTTTTACATAAAAATCAGGGTGTGGATAATCGGTACTATATGTGCTATCGAAAAATAGATTCGCATTTGGATCATTTGACTTAAAGTTCACTTTTTCTCCGGCTACCATTTGAACGTTACCTTCTGTAGAAGCTAATTGTGGGCTAGACAAAGTAATTCTATAACCCGCATTGTAAAATCTGATACCGTTGCCTGCGGTGGTAATAACACTGCTTGGTAAAGACGGATCTAATACATAGGTTTCTAAACTAAATGTAACTCCTGCAAAATAGGTTTGGTCTAATGCACTTGGGGTATCTATATAATTTAATACCGGTAAGTTTTGGAAAACAACGCCGTACGGTGACCCGGTATTCGTGTTGTAGCCTGCCATTGCATCTCCTAAGTTGATAAACTTAGCTAAAGGATTGCTTAAAAATCCTGCATCTGTGGTAAATACACAACTTTCTGTACCTGTTAATGTAACTGCTGCCGGTATGCTGTCTTCACAACTAAGTGTTAGATCTTGAGGAAGAGTTTCATTAAAAGTTGGTCCTTGGTTGTCTTCTACGGTAATTGTGCGTGGCGCAGATTCTGTTGTGTTGCCACAAGCATCTACTGCTATATAGGTACGTTCTATTACATAATTACCCGGACAATTTCTTGCTGTTTCTATATCGCGAATGAATACTTCTACATCAGTATCGCAATTATCGGATGCAGTAACAACCAAATCATTTGGTATCTCACTCGCGCAAGAAACTGTTAATGGAGTGGTTGGTGGAGCCACATCAAATGTTGGTGCGGTGGTGTCTTGTACATTATATGTTTGTGTACAGTCAACCGTGTTTAATACTGTATCTTCTCCTGCATCACGTACACCATTGTTATTGGTGTCTTCATACTCCGTAACGGTATAAGTACGTGTAACTGTTTGCGGACAAGTACCTGTATCTGCACTATTGGTTGCTGTAATTTCGATTACGCCACAAGGTATATCTCCGATAACACCATCTGCATTACCTAAAGCTTCAAATTCGGCTTCGGTGTAGCTAGTTTGTGTAGGAACATCAGCATAGCATTGTGCGTTTTGAGCAGCGAAGGTTGGGCAAGTAACTTCAAATACACAACAAACTGGTGAAGCACCTGCAACAACTAAAGCATCACATACACCACTATCTGCAATAGAAATGTTGTAATCTGTTCCTGCTGTGATGGCATCTGATGTCCATGTATAGGTTCCGTTTCCGTTATCAACCCATGTACCAGGTGCTCCGGTTCCGGTTGCTGTGAAAGGTGCTGTGCCACTTACGGTTGCTGAAACAGTATAGCTTAATCCATCTGCTGCACAAGTTGTTGTTTGTAGTGCATCTAAAGTGATATCAGGTGTTACCGTTACTGTAACATCCTCAGAAGCTTGGAAAGGATTTGTACAACCCAATGAACCAGAAAGTTCATAATTAACCGTATAAGTAGTAGTAACGGTAGGGCTTACTGTAACTAAATTTCCTGTTCCGATTAAAGTTGCGCCTTCATACCACTCAATATCAAACGTACTGCTTGGCAAACTAATGCTCAAAGTAGTTTGATTATCGCTTACACAAACTGTAGCCGGATTAGACGATGGCGATGGGAATACCGTATTGCCATTTGCTAAATTTACTGTTTGTTCGGTAAAACCACAATCTGTAAATACACGAACAACGTATGTACCAGCTGCAAGATTTTGGAAAGCATGTGCTGTTTCTGTTAAGTCTGTGGTATTGTATGTTTGTAAGGGTGCATCGGTATCAGGATTTGCTGTACTATTCCACAAACTATAGGTAATAGAACCTATTGGTGTACCACTTGTTTGAATTGCGATGATGCCTGTATTGCTGTTCGAAGGATCACAAAACAAATTGGTGGTAGAAAATGTTAATGCTGGTAGTGGGTCTATTACCAAATCTTCTGAAATTAATAAATAAGGCGTACTTCCGTTATTAAACGTATTATTTGGTATGCCTGCTAAATCATGATTCTGATAAATAGAAGCAGATCTTATATAATACTCTACCCTATATGTACCAGGAGAAATATTTGTAAACGTACCGCTTTCTCTTTCCGCACTAGAAGTACCGCTTTGTGCCACAATAGTATTCGTAGCAGCATTTCTTAATCTGGTGTTTGCTAGGAAACCGAAATCACCTGTTCTGTTTCTACCTAAATCATAGTTTACATTAAACGATCCGCAAGATACAGGTTCGGCTTCAAATACAGGATCATATAAAATGGGATCTGTTAAATTGATTGTACGAACCACCGAATAATTACAACTAACATCGGTAATGGTTACTTCATATTCACCTAAAGGCAAATTAATAAACGAAGGCCTAACAAACCCCAAGTTGTAATTATGAGTTAAGGTATAAGGAAAATTAATGGTTACCCCATCTCGCTCATCTCCGTAATTATAAGGATCGGTATTTGGATAGGTATAAGAGGTCATCCCATCTACCCGATTAATCGTAAAACTTAGTTCATTAAAGATATTGTCAAAACCTACATAGCTTGAACCTCTATTTATCCCAAAACCTGCTGTACCTTCTAAAATAGAAATCCTAGGGACTAAAGTAGCTTGATCCAGCGGGTTTATAGCTGCTGGTTCATTAAAAATAAAATCTCGTGTAATTGTTCTGCAAGAATTCACTTGTTCTAGACGGTAACTTTCACCATTAATGAAATTATATGGTAAAGGGAAAGAGGTTGTATTGGGAAACTCTCGACCTGCATCTGAATTATGAGTATTAAAATTCTGATTAGGATTTATTTGAACCCAATTACCACTACCCAAAGGTTGCTCGTGATAAATATTATAAGTTACGGGATAACTTGATTGATAAGCCCAACCTACTCCACCGGTATTTCTTTCATTAACCACTATATAATTTACTGTTCCACACACTTCAGAGCTATAAGTTGAACGCTGATCTAGATATAAAAAATCTGTATTTATTGCTGGCGTAGTGTAGCTTTGTGTACGGGTGTTACAGCCGTCATTTGCTTCAAAAACTACGGTTGTATTGGGTGGAATATTTTCGAAATAAACTACTGAATTATTGTTAAATTCAGGAAGTTGACCGCTAATTGCATTATAGGTGTTACCTCCATAAGAAATGGTTAAAGAACCATTAGGTCCCAAAATTCTACTTCTGTTTTCGTTATCACCCAAAAATCTTCCATCTACAGTAACAACTCTAATATACCATCCAGAACAATCTGCATTTTGCACAAGCATAAAACCAGCTGGCCCAGTATAAGGACCGCTTGGCAAAGTAGTCCCTGTATAAGGGTCGATGGTAAAACCAGAACCGATACCTGCAGAACAGCCCGC is from Paenimyroides aestuarii and encodes:
- a CDS encoding HYR-like domain-containing protein, which encodes MKNVYLTKWLFALCFTAFISTIGIAQCNINSFTATPVNGICTQDGQVQIAIPGAATCSGGNAVSATIRVAGGTTDLDFQVLSTTGTATFSNLAPGSYDIRLIQNGVTVGPQTVTVGSSYVPFTVSFDEILGETCRATDQFYGPDGSVTASVNRPTTGTYTYEIQSLGLTSGPITAQTYTFDNLPSGNYVLTITENVAGCSAGIGSGFTIDPYTGTTLPSGPYTGPAGFMLVQNADCSGWYIRVVTVDGRFLGDNENRSRILGPNGSLTISYGGNTYNAISGQLPEFNNNSVVYFENIPPNTTVVFEANDGCNTRTQSYTTPAINTDFLYLDQRSTYSSEVCGTVNYIVVNERNTGGVGWAYQSSYPVTYNIYHEQPLGSGNWVQINPNQNFNTHNSDAGREFPNTTSFPLPYNFINGESYRLEQVNSCRTITRDFIFNEPAAINPLDQATLVPRISILEGTAGFGINRGSSYVGFDNIFNELSFTINRVDGMTSYTYPNTDPYNYGDERDGVTINFPYTLTHNYNLGFVRPSFINLPLGEYEVTITDVSCNYSVVRTINLTDPILYDPVFEAEPVSCGSFNVNYDLGRNRTGDFGFLANTRLRNAATNTIVAQSGTSSAERESGTFTNISPGTYRVEYYIRSASIYQNHDLAGIPNNTFNNGSTPYLLISEDLVIDPLPALTFSTTNLFCDPSNSNTGIIAIQTSGTPIGSITYSLWNSTANPDTDAPLQTYNTTDLTETAHAFQNLAAGTYVVRVFTDCGFTEQTVNLANGNTVFPSPSSNPATVCVSDNQTTLSISLPSSTFDIEWYEGATLIGTGNLVTVSPTVTTTYTVNYELSGSLGCTNPFQASEDVTVTVTPDITLDALQTTTCAADGLSYTVSATVSGTAPFTATGTGAPGTWVDNGNGTYTWTSDAITAGTDYNISIADSGVCDALVVAGASPVCCVFEVTCPTFAAQNAQCYADVPTQTSYTEAEFEALGNADGVIGDIPCGVIEITATNSADTGTCPQTVTRTYTVTEYEDTNNNGVRDAGEDTVLNTVDCTQTYNVQDTTAPTFDVAPPTTPLTVSCASEIPNDLVVTASDNCDTDVEVFIRDIETARNCPGNYVIERTYIAVDACGNTTESAPRTITVEDNQGPTFNETLPQDLTLSCEDSIPAAVTLTGTESCVFTTDAGFLSNPLAKFINLGDAMAGYNTNTGSPYGVVFQNLPVLNYIDTPSALDQTYFAGVTFSLETYVLDPSLPSSVITTAGNGIRFYNAGYRITLSSPQLASTEGNVQMVAGEKVNFKSNDPNANLFFDSTYSTDYPHPDFYVKPTTTGYEIENRGATNLNSIYQIFSGTDITEFEIESEGVTNGSTFFLYLFNPLVEADFEENRIDGTCPEDYTLERIWTLTDACGNSDSVSQTITIQDTTAPTFDVVPPTTPLTVSCASEIPNDLVVTASDNCDTDVEVFIRDIETARNCPGNYVIERTYIAVDACGNTTESAPRTITVEDNQGPTFNETLPQDLTLSCEDSIPAAVTLTGTESCVFTTDAGFLSNPLAKFINLGDAMAGYNTNTGSPYGVVFQDLPVLDYIDNPSDLDQTYFAGVTFSLETYVLDPSLPSSVITTPNKGIRFVNSGYRINLSSPQLASTEGNVQMVVGEKVNFKSNDPNANLFFDSTYSTDYPHPDFYVKPTTTGYEIENKGTTNLNSIYQIFSGTDITEFEIESEGVTNGSTFFLYLFNPLVEADFEENRIDGTCPEDYTLERIWTLTDSCGNTQSYTQNIFVTVEDFTLPSNESSTVACISEAVAPALPEVTDSCGNVLTPSAPVISAAPSCEGDISYTYTYTDCQGNSHDWVYTYTIERADFTMPANGMSAVACPADAVAPVLPVVRDNCGNVLTPSAAVVTELPTPICEGIISYTYTYTDCEGNSHDWVHTYIVERKDFSVPANGSSTVACISAAVAPTSLPTVTDNCGNVLTPVSSFIGGTYDGCSGTRTYNYQYQDCEGYSHIWTYEYTISAPVVTLPANGSSTVSCASEAQVVPVAPMVTDNCGRFLIGFLTNVSATPSCAGTQGIYLYLCRLYRNAIHLGIHLYHFGTNGNFTSQRSSTVACVADAVAPTAPTVVDNCGRA